The Candidatus Zixiibacteriota bacterium genome window below encodes:
- the corA gene encoding magnesium/cobalt transporter CorA — protein MISSFVWNPEEGGREFEGMINFSELLTKKDHVFWVDLSEPTDEESYILTHDFKFHPLAIEDVLSEMSRPKVDDYEDYIFVVFLVASGRPGGEDDLPFKEIGLFLTRNCVVTVHFQRLKVIDSIFARLHKDERFISRGADFFFHTVLDHLADTYFQTLLVIEAETDKIEDDVFEDPDPEIVKRIFTIRRDVLQIKRTIAPLREVVAQFARAKFSRIGERTSIYFSDIYDHLARISDEADEHRDALNSSLEVYYSNVSTRTNEIIKFLTIFTAILLPPSFIVGFYGMNFTTFAPGLEWEYGYVFVLAIILMVVGGLLLFFRKRKWI, from the coding sequence ATGATTAGCTCGTTTGTCTGGAATCCGGAAGAGGGTGGTCGCGAATTTGAGGGAATGATCAATTTCAGCGAACTTCTCACCAAGAAAGATCATGTTTTTTGGGTTGATCTGTCTGAGCCGACCGACGAGGAATCGTACATCCTGACCCACGACTTCAAGTTCCATCCGCTTGCAATTGAAGACGTTTTGAGCGAAATGTCTCGACCAAAAGTCGACGACTACGAGGATTATATATTCGTCGTATTTCTCGTCGCCAGCGGACGCCCGGGTGGCGAGGATGATCTCCCATTCAAGGAGATCGGTCTGTTTCTGACCCGGAATTGCGTCGTGACTGTCCATTTTCAGCGGCTCAAGGTGATCGATTCAATCTTTGCGCGTCTTCATAAAGACGAGAGATTCATCTCGCGCGGAGCGGACTTTTTCTTCCACACGGTACTCGACCATCTCGCTGACACATATTTCCAGACGCTGCTGGTTATCGAGGCCGAGACCGACAAGATCGAGGATGATGTATTCGAGGATCCCGATCCGGAAATCGTCAAACGCATATTCACAATCCGTCGTGACGTGCTCCAGATCAAGCGTACGATTGCACCGCTACGTGAAGTTGTCGCTCAATTTGCTCGGGCCAAGTTCTCCCGGATAGGGGAGAGGACCTCGATCTACTTCTCCGATATTTATGACCATCTCGCGAGGATTTCGGATGAGGCAGATGAGCACAGAGACGCCCTGAACTCGTCGCTCGAAGTCTACTACTCGAACGTGTCGACGCGAACGAATGAGATCATCAAATTCCTGACAATTTTCACTGCGATTTTGCTGCCGCCGTCATTCATCGTCGGTTTTTACGGCATGAATTTTACGACGTTTGCGCCGGGCCTCGAATGGGAGTACGGCTACGTATTCGTTCTTGCGATTATATTGATGGTTGTAGGCGGATTGCTACTTTTCTTCCGAAAGCGCAAGTGGATATAG
- a CDS encoding TetR/AcrR family transcriptional regulator has translation MTDRSVSKQDDFALGCIISRVQQTEADREGRRKHITEAALREFARNGYHSTDVATIAERAGVSKGTIYNYFDNKEDLLLGVIHDGFRRIDERMQEILSSPGDPVKKLRESLQAYLTFFESQEEFSEVLLKEAVHIFPKVRDEYCGYLVENVGYIETLIKEGIAQKKFDRIDARLAALCLMELVHAATKDSVLIKRKINVREDHRTIMKIFLNGIEKK, from the coding sequence TTGACTGACCGGTCGGTCAGTAAGCAAGATGATTTTGCTCTGGGGTGCATTATTTCGAGAGTTCAACAGACAGAGGCGGACAGAGAAGGTCGTCGGAAACATATCACCGAAGCTGCGTTACGGGAGTTTGCCCGAAACGGCTACCACAGCACAGACGTTGCTACGATCGCTGAAAGGGCAGGTGTTTCGAAAGGGACGATTTACAACTACTTCGACAACAAGGAAGATCTCCTCCTCGGCGTTATTCATGACGGCTTTCGGCGAATTGACGAGAGGATGCAGGAAATTTTGTCATCGCCCGGCGATCCTGTCAAGAAGCTGAGAGAATCCTTACAGGCGTATCTTACGTTTTTCGAATCTCAAGAGGAATTCAGTGAAGTTCTCCTAAAGGAGGCGGTTCACATTTTTCCCAAGGTGCGGGATGAATATTGCGGCTATCTTGTGGAGAATGTCGGCTATATCGAGACACTGATCAAAGAGGGAATCGCTCAGAAGAAGTTCGACAGGATAGATGCTCGCCTGGCGGCACTCTGTCTGATGGAACTGGTGCACGCAGCCACGAAAGATTCGGTGCTGATCAAGAGAAAGATAAATGTCAGAGAAGATCACAGGACAATTATGAAGATTTTTCTCAACGGGATAGAGAAGAAATGA